The Aedes albopictus strain Foshan chromosome 1, AalbF5, whole genome shotgun sequence genomic interval ccggaattcttccaggagtttcttcaaacgtTCCTTTAAGatgtttttggaaattcgtttagaaggctcatccgggaattcctgtaggtgtacctacgggaatgcctgtacgagttcctccgacaattattttaagagttttttcggaaaatcctctagaagttccaccgggaatttctttaggaggccattttggattattttttgcgcagctgatagatgattcaccataacaattatttcaataaagtAAAAAGAAAACTGAATTAAACAATATATAACAAAAACCATAACTATATCGTCAACATGATGAGTTTACTATAAAATAAAACACTGctattgattaacggaattaacaaaaaaaataaaaaatatggccacgccgtttcacgccgccggccgccgccgccgaaaatgcattcggcgtcacgccgatcacgccgccgccgccggccaaaaaattgcaaaacgccgccgccgaccgatttcaaatcggcgcacacctctacttagagccgctatccctcactgccaatAAACTCACTGCCAATAAGGATGGGAACAAAATCTGCTAGCAAGATTGAGACTAAAACtttgtcggcgtcggtggtgtagtggtaagcgtggttgcctctcaccccagtcggtcggggttcaattcccgttgacgccgatgggattttctgagacataaaatccgtgatcacgacttctctcggataggaagtaaagccgtaggtcccggcacatgtgttgatgggttcgatatgtagggtcctcaggtgtggtggctgtctccctggggcgtcggaatttaaggcttagctcctagacccagccgacgtaaaacacaactggcgccgaacggtgctagttggccagaaaaaaagaagagaCTTAGAACAGACCTAAGTGGTTCATtaaggcgcagcctcaacaaggaactaaaggaagtcaatagattttttttgtgtTGGCTAGTATTCGCGCAGGATTAAAATCATTTAGTTCGGCCCTCTGCATTAAAATCAATGTACATACCTAGAACGGAAAGTCTTCGATGTAACTTTCATAATCTGTTTTTCTTTAATATTATGACATCAACATTCCCAATGAGAATCAACAAGATACGTTTAATAACATAATTTTAAGAAATCCATGCCCGTTTTGTAAACTTTCAATGCGAATAGCATAGCTGTTTCCATAATAAAAGTCTAAACCGATATGCCTCAATAGAATTCCAGATCTGTCGCGAATGAGTATTTTCCATTCTACCATTTGAATACCACCTCCGCCACATGTATTCATTGCTTCCTATATAGAGCAAATCATGCTGTGGAATTTACCCGACAGTGCGAAATCGGTTAATAAATAAATGGAATATCACCTGGGAAACCCGTACCTACCACTACCAGCCGCATTACACCGAGGGGGGCTCCATTTTCCATCGTACTTTTTCCCGAATGGGGTACCCACATGTATGTCGTTCTATTGAGTTGGAGAAATGGGGTCAATTTTTTTGCCATACGCCTGATTCGAGCACGGGGAAAAGTCAAGTGaaaaactttttattttcaatttcgtGCTCTGGTGCCACCTTGCCGTCGCATCGCAGAGCCGCACAAGCCTTTTGGCCCGAACGAAATAAAATCGGACAGTTCATTCATAAACAGTACGTGCGAGATCGAAGTTTCGCAATTTAAAATTATCGATCAGGGACTTGTTTCGGGGTTAAACTTTTTTAATATCGTAGATTTTTATCAGGTGTCATTGGGACGAGGCGAAAACTTGCTTCTGTTTCCGTTCCTAGGAAGCAGCTGCGAATGAGAAGAGTTTCTTCCAACAAACGGATTCCGCTGCTTCCACGCGAAAGAATTCGGAGATATAATCTCTCACTTTGCGCGAAAGTTTGCCGCACACGAAATGGAAGATAGCGGCAAGCGGATTTATTTCAGATTTGAATTTATGCATTGTCTTTTGGCAACAATCTTCCCAACTGAGTGGCATTGACAGTGATTTATTCTATACTTCTTTAATCCAAAACTTTCGTACAACATTTTCGACGGTTTTCTGCTATTGACGTGCGCTTCTAATTGTCCACGTATTGTTTTATGGAGAGCTTTGAAAGAATAGTTGTTCAAAATGGCAAGAGAATCTCTCAATGTTAGTCAGGTCCAGGTCGTATTGAAAAgtttcatttatttcattttattctactttggTGTACCGGCAACTAGAATAGACATGTTTATGTTTTAGGTTTTTCAAGATTTAACTACCCCGAACTACGTATATCGCATAAGTAACATCATTTCATTTCCTTCTTTATAGCCTTGGAGTTCCACCACCCATGCAACCCACAACATGGAGCAGATTTCCGGTCCACCGGCCCGGACCGGAACTTGCTATCAAACGCCCCGCTCACACCCGTGGCGCCCGACCATGGGCTACGAGGCGGTCCAAGTAACACCACTGCACGAGCAACCAATAACCAATGCACTTGTAGCGTCTTCCTATTCACCGTCAGCAATGTGTTCCGATCCGGTTACCTTTCCAAACCTGGTCACCGGTTTCGAACGAAATCCGCAACATGCAGCCCGGGCCGCACTCTATACTCGCTACACGCCAAACGAGTGGACCACTTCAAACGTGACAACTTATGCCGAGGCGGATAAAAACCGAAATTATGCCGAAAAAGTCCGCTCGGAAGCCGTCCGTCTCATGCGGGAAACGGACGAAAAAACGTCTCAGGGCCAACGCGATGCAGCGCGACGACTGGGAGAACGCATCACGGATATTACCTTTTGGCGGAACGAGCTAACAACCGAGCTAGAAAAACTAATTGCCGAGTCTGCTCAGCTGACGGACACCAAACGCAACGTGCAGAAGGCACTGCAAGACCTGGAGCCTCCTCTGCACATAGCACAGGAATGCCTCTACCATCGCGAGGGACGGAAGAGCATAGAGCTGGTGCATGACCACGTGGAAAAAAGTTTGCTCGTTGAAGTGGATAACttgcgatcctgccaggagaagCTGTCTCAATTATTGGCTCGTATCACCAAGCAATTGGCAGATTGTCGAGCGGCACAACATTCACTGGAGGATGACATCAGTCACAAGGAATCGGCACTGGGAATCGACTCTTTGTGCCATCAGGTTAGTTGCAGTAGCAAGACTAGTATAGCAAGAGGTTTCACACACAAAACATCAATAGTGGATAATATGTCTGGGACACGGTTGtatgggaaaaaaataaaaattacatgttaaacagcgaagccttgctattcggttttcagcaCTAGCGAAGCCAGGATCCTGATATGGGGGGGCAGTGATAGTTTTTTTATCGGAATTTTATTGGTCGTTTCCTGCCAAATTCttatcactttttcatgttttccaatttgtcttttgtctattttactttttgtcctattcgaccttttgaccttttggGTTTTTGGCAATTCAACCTttcgtccttcgaccttctgcccTACAGCCCAGTGACAATTTGGCgtattcaatattataatcatttagCGGAAGACATATTAAAGGAGCTCGAATCATCGGAAAGAAGCTCAGTTCATAATTTGGTGGCACTATGTCTGCAATTATAGTTGGCTCATGATTTTCGAAATTTTGAGCGTCCCCAAATTCAACATGTTCTGCTTTGTAAGAAAAATCTCCTTTCCAGTATGAAGAAAACTTTTATTCCACCTTCCTGAATATAACGAAATGATTTGTCGAACTATTCTGCACCCTCATAAACAGTAGGTAATAATTCATGTGAATATAACAATTTATTCTATACGAAAAAAATCATGTACACTTCCAtgaatccagagattccatcagatattcctccgagTAATGTAAATTTTCGAGGGAATCTTTCTGAAATTCGTCCTGCGaggtcttctgaaattcttctaaatattttttaaaagttcCTTGAGAATACTACGAAAATGTAtgtaaggtttcctccaggagtgtaAATGACAAAAAACACTTTacagtaaatgaggtttaaaatttttcaccTCTTTGTTTTCCCAtgcaaaatgtatgaagtttaaAACtaacccaattttctacgatttattgtaacttttgaaatctgaagatttttttatatgctcagttaAAAATCGAGAAAATGGCCACTTTCACCTCTTTTCATCTGGGCCCCTCATGTACTCTTTCAAAAAATGTACCAAGGACCCattaagaaatttttcagatcgtttgattgcaattgcgactgccacgccgaaaatcaCCCCAGGTGTCCAGATATCTCAGTCAAAAGCTGcctccaaaagaaaaaaaaaattttccgtTCTCTCTAATATTTATTTGACAAAGATTGTTAGaagcgaacttttgccccgcattactcttaGCTGTGTTAGAATAGTTTCAAATTTTTTAGTAAgctatgtaaagtaattctagggataaaTGTTTAATGCAATTTtattattgcatttatgatttgattTTAACCGAAAAAAAACTTtacatttaaaacaatttttttatttttcttgcacTGATAACACaatcagttatcaatttgctatcatcgatagcaggaattgttttcaattttctGTAACAATTATATTTTTCTGCTCTTATTTTCGATGTttcaaccgttaaaacgaccaaaacgtcAACAACCTGAGATATTAAAATTTGCaaaatcacaacatcaaaattagttttcatttTGCTAACAGACTATGCTCGGGAatacagatgatttttttttgaaaatgttgacAATGACACGACACATGATTAACGAATACTCAAAAAAAATTGGTTGAGAACTTTTTCTtgtagtcaccgcatcgacgttttaGGGGAAACAAGTTTCCGAGAtgatcgcgtttgaagtttcaaGTTTACACTACTTGccgtaacaatttatttcgaacttcttttttggtttacgcaaaattgagaCTACTAACaatgcctggtatttttttgctttaacaacaatttgggagccattctACCGTGTCCATCACAGTTGTCCTATGTTCCAAAACAGCTAACTAAGAAAGACTTAAAACGCGTTTCAGCATTGTTTCCTTCTCTACGGACAAGTGTAACAAAAACACAAAATGAATCCATCAGCATAGCGTTGGAATCAGAATTTATCATCGAAGTATGAACGCAAAGTTTCATAAACATTCAATTtactttgattttttaaagaaaaactctggtgagactgtaatgccgataaatctagcaattttctagattttctcggcataagctgtcccatgtcatgcGATATGTTCagtataagctgtcccatgttgtaaTTTTCATTATAAGCTGTTCT includes:
- the LOC109427791 gene encoding tektin-3 isoform X3, whose translation is MWRNPWSSTTHATHNMEQISGPPARTGTCYQTPRSHPWRPTMGYEAVQVTPLHEQPITNALVASSYSPSAMCSDPVTFPNLVTGFERNPQHAARAALYTRYTPNEWTTSNVTTYAEADKNRNYAEKVRSEAVRLMRETDEKTSQGQRDAARRLGERITDITFWRNELTTELEKLIAESAQLTDTKRNVQKALQDLEPPLHIAQECLYHREGRKSIELVHDHVEKSLLVEVDNLRSCQEKLSQLLARITKQLADCRAAQHSLEDDISHKESALGIDSLCHQLNNYSRGINYYGGIEKYDPTVSTPGTWSGSSSTRINNSHSERSKSCQLRSDAESLINAVATSVWDCWSNTNNAFNNRSSEMLEAKSKMQLHLHKTQQEIFDVEKHIELLRKAVNDKSNPMKVAQTRLEARAHRPGIEMCRDNAHLRLVEEVCTIQDSVSTLHRKLQEAEAQHQQLLKTKSQLENNLKLKVDALFIDREKCMGLRRSFPVNNTIKY
- the LOC109427791 gene encoding tektin-3 isoform X2, whose product is MAFEVQPWSSTTHATHNMEQISGPPARTGTCYQTPRSHPWRPTMGYEAVQVTPLHEQPITNALVASSYSPSAMCSDPVTFPNLVTGFERNPQHAARAALYTRYTPNEWTTSNVTTYAEADKNRNYAEKVRSEAVRLMRETDEKTSQGQRDAARRLGERITDITFWRNELTTELEKLIAESAQLTDTKRNVQKALQDLEPPLHIAQECLYHREGRKSIELVHDHVEKSLLVEVDNLRSCQEKLSQLLARITKQLADCRAAQHSLEDDISHKESALGIDSLCHQLNNYSRGINYYGGIEKYDPTVSTPGTWSGSSSTRINNSHSERSKSCQLRSDAESLINAVATSVWDCWSNTNNAFNNRSSEMLEAKSKMQLHLHKTQQEIFDVEKHIELLRKAVNDKSNPMKVAQTRLEARAHRPGIEMCRDNAHLRLVEEVCTIQDSVSTLHRKLQEAEAQHQQLLKTKSQLENNLKLKVDALFIDREKCMGLRRSFPVNNTIKY
- the LOC109427791 gene encoding tektin-3 isoform X1; protein product: MLCWEGASDYDAYPSSQALHADTFMHSSRKSSVPLPWSSTTHATHNMEQISGPPARTGTCYQTPRSHPWRPTMGYEAVQVTPLHEQPITNALVASSYSPSAMCSDPVTFPNLVTGFERNPQHAARAALYTRYTPNEWTTSNVTTYAEADKNRNYAEKVRSEAVRLMRETDEKTSQGQRDAARRLGERITDITFWRNELTTELEKLIAESAQLTDTKRNVQKALQDLEPPLHIAQECLYHREGRKSIELVHDHVEKSLLVEVDNLRSCQEKLSQLLARITKQLADCRAAQHSLEDDISHKESALGIDSLCHQLNNYSRGINYYGGIEKYDPTVSTPGTWSGSSSTRINNSHSERSKSCQLRSDAESLINAVATSVWDCWSNTNNAFNNRSSEMLEAKSKMQLHLHKTQQEIFDVEKHIELLRKAVNDKSNPMKVAQTRLEARAHRPGIEMCRDNAHLRLVEEVCTIQDSVSTLHRKLQEAEAQHQQLLKTKSQLENNLKLKVDALFIDREKCMGLRRSFPVNNTIKY